In one window of Skermanella rosea DNA:
- the argJ gene encoding bifunctional glutamate N-acetyltransferase/amino-acid acetyltransferase ArgJ: MAPTISPLAPGDFPWMPAIPGVRLATTNCGIRYQGRDDLMVALLDAGTTVAGVVTRSLTASAPVHWCKKNLAGGSARAIVVNSGNSNAFTGKAGEAFVQATVEAAATLAGCEPGEVFVASTGVIGQPIPADAIARHLPGLANSFDAGGWFPAAKAIMTTDTFAKGVTRTAKIGGTTVTLNGFAKGSGMIAPDMATMLGFVFTDAAIAAPVLQKLLAEANEQSFNCITVDGDTSTSDTVLLCATGQAGNKPVTKAGDKSLADFKAQLNALMVDLAQQIVRDGEGATKFVTVRVEGAASDKAARRIALSIANSPLVKTAIAGEDANWGRIVMAVGKAGEKADRDKLRISAGGVLIAADGMEVPGYDETPVVEHMKGRYIDFLVELGIGSGAATVWTCDLTHGYIDINGSYRS, from the coding sequence ATGGCACCGACCATCTCTCCCCTTGCACCCGGCGACTTCCCTTGGATGCCGGCAATACCCGGTGTCCGTCTGGCTACGACCAATTGCGGCATCCGCTACCAGGGCCGCGACGACCTGATGGTCGCCCTGCTCGACGCCGGCACGACGGTGGCCGGCGTGGTCACGCGGTCCTTGACCGCCTCGGCGCCGGTCCACTGGTGCAAGAAGAACCTGGCGGGCGGCAGCGCCCGTGCGATCGTGGTGAATTCGGGCAATTCCAACGCCTTCACCGGCAAGGCCGGCGAGGCGTTCGTCCAGGCCACGGTGGAGGCGGCGGCCACGCTCGCCGGCTGCGAGCCCGGCGAGGTGTTCGTCGCCTCCACCGGCGTGATCGGCCAGCCGATCCCGGCCGACGCCATCGCCCGGCACCTGCCGGGACTGGCCAACTCCTTCGACGCCGGCGGCTGGTTCCCGGCCGCCAAGGCGATCATGACGACCGACACCTTCGCCAAGGGCGTCACCCGCACGGCGAAGATCGGCGGCACCACGGTGACCCTCAACGGCTTCGCCAAGGGCTCCGGGATGATCGCGCCCGACATGGCGACCATGCTGGGCTTCGTCTTCACCGACGCGGCGATCGCCGCCCCGGTCCTCCAGAAGCTGCTGGCGGAGGCCAACGAGCAGTCGTTCAACTGCATCACGGTGGACGGCGACACCTCGACCAGCGACACCGTGCTGCTGTGCGCCACCGGCCAGGCCGGCAACAAGCCGGTCACCAAGGCCGGCGACAAGTCGCTGGCCGACTTCAAGGCCCAGCTCAACGCGCTGATGGTCGACCTCGCCCAGCAGATCGTCCGCGACGGCGAGGGGGCCACCAAGTTCGTGACCGTCCGGGTCGAGGGCGCCGCGTCGGACAAGGCGGCCAGGCGGATCGCGCTGAGCATCGCCAATTCCCCGCTGGTCAAGACCGCCATCGCCGGCGAGGACGCCAACTGGGGCCGCATCGTCATGGCGGTCGGCAAGGCGGGCGAGAAGGCCGACCGCGACAAGCTGCGGATCTCCGCCGGGGGCGTGCTGATCGCGGCCGACGGCATGGAGGTGCCCGGCTACGACGAGACGCCGGTGGTCGAGCACATGAAGGGCCGCTACATCGACTTCCTGGTCGAGCTGGGCATCGGGTCCGGCGCCGCGACGGTCTGGACCTGCGACCTGACCCACGGCTACATCGACATCAACGGCAGCTACCGGAGCTGA
- a CDS encoding (deoxy)nucleoside triphosphate pyrophosphohydrolase, translating into MNCFDPDSTPEPGKPVLLVVAAALVDPDGRVLLAQRPEGKALAGLWEFPGGKVHEGESPEYALVRELREELGIETAGSCLAPFTFASHRYESFHLLMPLYVCRVWQGTVAPLEGQSLAWVRPNDMGKYPMPPADKPLVAMLRDLL; encoded by the coding sequence ATGAACTGCTTCGACCCCGACTCGACTCCCGAGCCCGGCAAGCCGGTGCTTCTGGTGGTCGCGGCGGCCCTGGTCGATCCGGACGGCCGCGTCCTCCTGGCCCAGCGGCCGGAGGGCAAGGCCCTCGCCGGCCTGTGGGAGTTCCCCGGGGGCAAGGTCCATGAGGGCGAGAGCCCGGAATACGCGCTGGTCCGCGAACTGCGGGAGGAGCTGGGGATCGAGACGGCGGGAAGCTGCCTCGCCCCCTTCACCTTCGCCTCGCACCGCTACGAGAGCTTCCACCTGCTGATGCCGCTCTATGTCTGCCGCGTCTGGCAGGGCACGGTCGCCCCGCTGGAAGGCCAGTCCCTGGCCTGGGTGCGGCCCAACGACATGGGCAAATACCCCATGCCCCCGGCCGACAAGCCCCTGGTCGCGATGCTGCGGGACCTGCTGTAG
- a CDS encoding aminotransferase codes for MTAKVGNPLFRDMPTTVFEVMSQLALKHQAINLGQGFPDDRGPADVLRAAADALLDGYNQYPSMMGTPELRQAVAAHARRFYGLEVDWAREVLVTSGATEALGACLLGLIEPGDEVVLFEPMYDSYLPIIRLAGGIPRIVTLKAPDWSFTREDLERVFGPKTKALVLNNPLNPVGKVYSRAELELIGEFMRRFDAYAVCDEVYEHLVFDGARHIPLITIPGLRDRCLRVGSAGKTFSLTGWKIGYVTGAPELLQPVAKAHQFMTFTTAPNLQAGVAYGLAKEEAYFTGLATSMQAKRDRLAAGLREAGLSVLHSGGTYFLIADISSTGFDGDDVAFCLNLTEAAGVTAIPVSAFFAESPVRNFIRFCFCKQDALLDEAVARLKRYF; via the coding sequence ATGACCGCCAAAGTCGGCAACCCTCTCTTCCGCGACATGCCCACCACCGTGTTCGAGGTGATGTCGCAACTGGCCCTCAAGCATCAGGCGATCAATCTGGGGCAGGGATTTCCCGACGACCGCGGCCCGGCCGACGTTCTCCGGGCGGCGGCCGACGCGCTGCTGGACGGCTACAACCAGTACCCCTCGATGATGGGAACGCCGGAGCTGCGCCAAGCCGTCGCCGCCCACGCCCGCCGGTTCTACGGGCTGGAGGTGGACTGGGCGCGCGAGGTCCTGGTGACCTCCGGCGCCACCGAGGCGCTGGGCGCCTGCCTGCTGGGGCTGATCGAGCCGGGCGACGAGGTCGTCCTGTTCGAGCCGATGTACGACAGCTACCTGCCCATCATCCGGCTGGCCGGCGGCATCCCCCGCATCGTGACGCTGAAGGCGCCGGACTGGAGCTTCACCCGCGAGGACCTGGAGCGGGTGTTCGGCCCGAAGACCAAGGCGCTGGTGCTCAACAACCCGCTGAACCCCGTGGGCAAGGTCTATTCCCGCGCCGAGCTGGAGCTGATCGGCGAGTTCATGCGGCGCTTCGACGCGTACGCGGTCTGCGACGAGGTGTACGAGCACCTTGTCTTCGACGGCGCCCGCCACATCCCGCTGATCACCATCCCGGGATTGCGCGACCGCTGCCTGCGGGTCGGCTCGGCCGGCAAGACCTTCTCCCTGACCGGGTGGAAGATCGGCTACGTGACCGGCGCGCCCGAGCTGCTCCAGCCCGTCGCCAAGGCGCACCAGTTCATGACCTTCACGACCGCGCCCAACCTCCAGGCCGGGGTCGCCTACGGCCTCGCCAAGGAGGAGGCGTACTTCACCGGCCTCGCCACCTCGATGCAGGCCAAGCGCGACCGGCTGGCGGCGGGCCTGCGCGAGGCCGGGCTGTCGGTGCTGCACAGCGGCGGCACCTATTTCCTGATCGCCGACATTTCCTCCACCGGATTCGATGGCGACGACGTGGCGTTCTGCCTGAACCTGACGGAGGCGGCCGGCGTCACCGCGATCCCGGTCAGCGCCTTCTTCGCGGAAAGCCCGGTGCGCAACTTCATCCGCTTCTGCTTCTGCAAGCAGGATGCGCTGCTGGACGAGGCCGTCGCCCGGCTCAAGCGCTATTTCTGA
- a CDS encoding alpha-2-macroglobulin family protein → MRILRPFGLALAVALGCSTAAPAQQPAPEPIPETPPFGVAGVEVLAERDVPQACFTFTRPLEKSSPTDYAAQVEVEPPVRVTAVARGATLCLEGLDHGAGYGVTLKRGLPGAGGAALGEAARYDVAVPDRKPVLAFRGAGYVLPQVGAEGLPLRTVNVARARLQVLRIEDRSLVEQIHYGRISQALTELDVGGIVERSGTQVWQGEMAIGDRRNQAVVTPFPVEAVIGASGGALKPGVYLAVAGNADREGESWEAKATQWFVVSDLGLTTFAGEDGLLVFARSLTTAEPVPGVELRLLARSNAELGKLATGPDGIARFPREALRGTGGGAPQAVFAYGASGDMAFLDVAAATDPSERAGPGADASPLDAWLYTDRGFYQPGETVFLNALLRDAGAVAAEGRALTLKILRPDGFEVDRRQAADAGAGSYSLGLELPRPAAAGQWSVTAHLEPDGAPVGRVDFAVEDFVPPRLDVGLAADRDPVEAGGTLALRIDGRYRRAGPAAKLPGELAVTLRRAAEPYPRFAGYRFGLVQQPFEPLRTDAPGFVTGPDGVARVELRLPGPPDTSHALEAVIQGTLYDIGGRPAVREIVLPVRHQPFAIGIRPRFGGDAVPEGATATFDVVAVGPDGAPLDRPSLSYELYEEEYDYAWFEADGHWDYRAQVKDKRVTGGTLAVMAEPPADGRAAIEQPVGSGRYRLEVFDTGTGVATSLRFSAGWWVTPTAGERPDQVDVAVMLPKYSGGETAKVFVKPPYQAQVLVAVAGRAVHQTVLRRIGPEGAFLDIPVDPSWTAGVHVVATAFAPAEPAHGAASRRAVGSAWLAVDPAPRRLDVSIPAPADLAPRSRARVPVTVRGAEEGAQVRLTLSAVDDAMLRLTDFAAPDPAAHYLGRRPLEVDLRDVGGPLADRNGAMAATGTRPAMVPPVRRRPGDPPPPLRREMTALHSGIVTVGPDGTAEVPLEIPDFDGRLRLMAVAWTPGKVGSATATAAVRDSLLVEPGLPRFLAPDDVAQVTLTLTDRGQKGGDYALRFGTGGMVELRSGGEVALRGVRPGKPVTVPLTIAGTGVGAGLVRVEITGPDGVAVTREWAVGVRRLQPAVSRRRVELIEPGRKSAVSPDAVPEPVALRRETVGVMLAVGTMPDLDLPGLLLSLDRYPYGSAEQITSRAMPLLQLGPVMAALEIASEGEVRQRVQRAIDRLVSVQRSDGAFAMWSSQGPGELWLTSYALDFLGRARQAGYRVPETPWRKGIEWLNGVLDNAWFGDAELAARAYALYTLAGSKAVDPAEARYFQETHWDALPTRLARAQVAGALARLGDADRAAEAFARLDRARAEPAGMRDFGSELRDQAALIALLAEAGGGRDRLAGLAQQLATLLADAEATSTQERAWILNAAAALASKAGETKMVLDGQPVTVPGALYRRLLPGGPAMPLENAGAVPLYRSVTLAGVPASPLPADAEGFDIRRTVLGTDGAPVDPAGVAKGRVLVVILEGESLRREEHQALVVDMLPAGLEIENVRLADSGQLGDLSWLGALSAANHVEFRDDRFVAELDLTPDRPTFRLVYLARAVVPGDYALPGAFVEDMYSPNLFARGPAGRMVVREE, encoded by the coding sequence ATGCGCATACTGCGTCCGTTCGGGCTCGCTCTCGCCGTGGCCCTTGGGTGTTCGACGGCCGCTCCGGCACAGCAACCCGCACCGGAACCGATCCCCGAAACGCCGCCCTTCGGCGTCGCCGGGGTCGAGGTCCTGGCGGAACGCGACGTTCCCCAGGCCTGCTTCACCTTCACCCGCCCGCTGGAGAAATCCTCCCCGACCGACTACGCCGCGCAGGTCGAGGTCGAGCCGCCCGTGCGCGTGACCGCGGTCGCCCGCGGCGCCACCCTCTGCCTGGAAGGACTGGACCACGGCGCCGGATACGGCGTGACGCTGAAGCGGGGGCTGCCGGGAGCCGGCGGGGCGGCGCTGGGGGAAGCCGCGCGCTACGACGTGGCGGTGCCGGACCGCAAGCCCGTGCTGGCCTTCCGGGGCGCCGGCTACGTCCTGCCCCAGGTCGGCGCCGAGGGGCTGCCGCTGCGCACCGTCAACGTCGCCCGAGCCCGGCTCCAGGTGCTGCGGATCGAGGATCGGTCCCTGGTCGAGCAGATCCATTACGGGCGGATCAGCCAGGCCCTGACCGAGCTGGACGTCGGCGGCATCGTGGAGCGGAGCGGCACCCAGGTCTGGCAGGGCGAGATGGCGATCGGCGACCGGCGGAACCAGGCCGTCGTCACGCCCTTCCCGGTGGAGGCGGTCATCGGCGCCTCGGGCGGCGCGCTGAAGCCGGGCGTCTATCTCGCCGTCGCGGGCAACGCCGACCGCGAAGGCGAATCGTGGGAGGCCAAGGCGACCCAGTGGTTCGTCGTCTCCGACCTGGGGCTGACCACCTTCGCGGGGGAGGACGGGCTGCTGGTGTTCGCCCGCAGCCTGACCACCGCCGAACCCGTGCCGGGGGTCGAGCTCCGCCTGCTGGCGCGCAGCAACGCCGAACTGGGCAAGCTCGCGACCGGGCCGGACGGCATCGCCCGCTTCCCGCGCGAGGCCCTGCGCGGCACCGGCGGCGGCGCGCCCCAGGCGGTCTTCGCCTATGGCGCGTCCGGCGACATGGCGTTCCTGGACGTGGCCGCCGCGACCGACCCGTCGGAACGCGCCGGCCCCGGCGCCGACGCGTCGCCGCTGGACGCCTGGCTCTACACCGACCGCGGATTCTACCAGCCGGGGGAAACGGTGTTCCTGAACGCCCTTCTGCGCGACGCCGGGGCGGTGGCGGCCGAGGGGCGCGCCCTGACCCTGAAGATCCTCCGCCCCGACGGGTTCGAGGTGGACCGGCGGCAGGCGGCCGACGCCGGGGCCGGCAGCTACAGCCTCGGCCTGGAGCTGCCGCGCCCCGCCGCGGCCGGCCAGTGGTCCGTCACCGCCCACCTGGAACCGGACGGCGCGCCGGTGGGCCGCGTCGATTTCGCGGTGGAGGACTTCGTGCCGCCGCGCCTGGACGTAGGTCTCGCCGCCGATCGCGACCCCGTGGAGGCCGGCGGCACCCTGGCGCTCCGGATCGACGGCCGGTACCGCCGGGCGGGACCGGCGGCCAAGCTGCCGGGCGAGCTGGCGGTCACCCTGCGCCGCGCGGCCGAGCCGTACCCGCGCTTCGCCGGCTACCGCTTCGGCCTGGTCCAGCAGCCGTTCGAGCCGCTGCGGACCGACGCGCCGGGCTTCGTCACGGGTCCCGACGGCGTCGCCCGGGTCGAGCTCCGCCTGCCCGGGCCGCCGGACACCAGCCACGCGCTGGAAGCCGTCATCCAGGGCACGCTCTACGACATCGGCGGCCGCCCGGCGGTGCGCGAGATCGTCCTTCCGGTCCGGCACCAGCCCTTCGCGATCGGGATCAGACCCCGCTTCGGCGGAGACGCCGTGCCGGAGGGGGCCACCGCCACCTTCGACGTGGTCGCGGTCGGACCGGACGGCGCGCCGCTCGACCGGCCTTCCCTGTCCTATGAGCTGTACGAGGAGGAATACGACTACGCCTGGTTCGAGGCGGACGGCCATTGGGACTACCGGGCGCAGGTCAAGGACAAGCGGGTGACCGGCGGCACGCTCGCGGTCATGGCGGAACCGCCCGCCGACGGCCGCGCCGCGATCGAGCAGCCGGTCGGCTCCGGCCGCTACCGGCTGGAGGTTTTCGATACCGGAACGGGCGTCGCGACCAGCCTGCGGTTCTCGGCCGGCTGGTGGGTCACGCCGACCGCGGGCGAGCGGCCGGACCAGGTGGACGTGGCGGTCATGCTGCCGAAATATTCCGGTGGCGAAACGGCCAAGGTCTTCGTCAAGCCGCCCTACCAGGCCCAGGTGCTGGTCGCCGTGGCCGGGCGGGCGGTCCACCAGACGGTGCTGCGCCGCATCGGGCCGGAAGGCGCCTTCCTGGACATCCCCGTGGACCCGTCCTGGACCGCCGGGGTCCATGTGGTCGCCACCGCCTTCGCCCCGGCGGAGCCGGCCCACGGCGCCGCGTCGCGCCGGGCGGTCGGCAGCGCGTGGCTGGCGGTCGATCCGGCGCCGCGGCGTCTCGACGTTTCGATCCCCGCTCCCGCCGACCTGGCTCCCCGGAGTCGGGCCCGCGTCCCGGTCACGGTGCGCGGGGCGGAGGAGGGCGCGCAGGTCCGTCTGACCCTGTCGGCCGTGGACGACGCCATGCTCCGGCTGACCGATTTCGCCGCACCCGACCCGGCGGCGCACTATCTCGGCCGGCGTCCGCTGGAGGTGGACCTGCGCGACGTCGGGGGACCGCTTGCGGACCGGAACGGCGCCATGGCCGCGACGGGCACGCGGCCGGCCATGGTCCCGCCGGTCCGGCGCCGGCCGGGCGACCCGCCGCCGCCGCTCCGGAGGGAGATGACGGCCCTCCATTCCGGTATCGTGACGGTCGGCCCCGACGGCACGGCGGAGGTCCCGCTGGAGATCCCCGACTTCGACGGCCGGCTGCGGCTGATGGCGGTCGCCTGGACGCCGGGCAAGGTCGGCAGCGCCACCGCGACCGCCGCCGTCCGCGATTCCCTCCTGGTCGAGCCGGGGCTGCCCCGCTTCCTGGCGCCCGACGACGTGGCGCAGGTCACCCTGACTTTGACCGACCGGGGGCAGAAGGGCGGCGACTATGCGCTGCGCTTCGGCACCGGGGGGATGGTCGAGCTGCGCTCCGGCGGCGAGGTCGCGCTCCGCGGGGTCCGGCCCGGCAAGCCGGTGACGGTGCCGCTGACCATCGCCGGCACCGGAGTCGGCGCCGGACTGGTGCGGGTGGAGATCACCGGCCCCGACGGGGTCGCCGTGACCCGGGAATGGGCGGTCGGCGTGCGCCGTCTCCAGCCCGCCGTTTCGCGCCGCCGGGTCGAGCTGATCGAGCCCGGCCGGAAGTCGGCCGTCTCGCCCGACGCGGTTCCCGAGCCGGTGGCACTCCGCCGCGAGACGGTCGGCGTCATGCTGGCGGTCGGGACCATGCCCGACCTGGACCTTCCCGGCCTGCTGCTGTCGCTCGACCGCTATCCCTACGGCAGCGCCGAGCAGATCACCAGCCGGGCGATGCCGCTGCTCCAGCTCGGCCCCGTGATGGCGGCGCTGGAGATCGCGTCGGAGGGCGAGGTCCGCCAGCGCGTCCAGCGCGCCATCGACCGGCTGGTCTCGGTCCAGCGGTCGGACGGCGCTTTCGCCATGTGGTCCTCCCAGGGACCCGGGGAGCTCTGGCTGACCTCCTACGCTCTGGACTTCCTCGGCCGCGCGCGCCAGGCCGGCTACCGGGTGCCCGAGACGCCCTGGCGCAAGGGCATCGAGTGGCTGAACGGCGTGCTCGACAATGCCTGGTTCGGCGACGCGGAACTGGCGGCGCGGGCCTACGCCCTCTACACCCTGGCGGGCAGCAAGGCGGTCGATCCGGCGGAGGCGCGCTATTTCCAGGAAACCCACTGGGACGCCCTGCCGACCCGGCTGGCCCGCGCCCAGGTCGCGGGGGCGCTCGCCCGGCTGGGCGACGCCGACCGCGCGGCCGAGGCCTTCGCCCGACTCGACCGCGCCCGCGCGGAGCCCGCCGGCATGCGGGATTTCGGCTCGGAACTGCGCGACCAGGCAGCATTGATCGCGCTCCTGGCGGAAGCCGGCGGCGGCCGGGACCGGCTGGCCGGCCTGGCCCAGCAGCTCGCCACCCTGCTGGCCGACGCCGAGGCGACCAGCACCCAGGAGCGGGCCTGGATCCTGAACGCGGCCGCCGCCCTGGCGTCCAAGGCGGGGGAAACGAAGATGGTGCTGGACGGCCAGCCCGTGACCGTGCCCGGCGCGCTGTACCGCCGGCTCCTGCCCGGTGGCCCGGCGATGCCGCTGGAGAACGCCGGCGCCGTGCCGCTCTACCGGTCGGTCACCCTGGCCGGGGTGCCGGCGAGCCCGCTGCCCGCCGATGCCGAGGGTTTCGACATCCGGCGCACCGTCCTCGGCACGGACGGCGCCCCGGTCGATCCCGCCGGGGTGGCGAAGGGCAGGGTGCTGGTGGTGATCCTGGAAGGCGAGAGCCTGCGGCGGGAGGAGCACCAGGCGCTGGTCGTGGACATGCTGCCGGCGGGTCTGGAGATCGAGAACGTCCGGCTGGCCGACAGCGGGCAGCTCGGCGACCTGTCGTGGCTCGGCGCCCTCAGCGCCGCCAACCACGTGGAGTTCCGCGACGACCGTTTCGTCGCCGAACTCGACCTGACGCCCGACCGGCCCACCTTCCGGCTGGTCTATCTGGCGCGCGCCGTGGTGCCGGGCGACTACGCCCTGCCCGGAGCCTTTGTGGAGGACATGTACAGCCCCAACCTGTTCGCCCGCGGCCCCGCCGGGCGGATGGTCGTCCGGGAGGAGTAG
- a CDS encoding putative monovalent cation/H+ antiporter subunit A — protein sequence MLSAILGIFAWALVAPIVAGRLPKLGGWVLAVVPAALTVWFAGFLPEIAAGGVVREVVPWIPGLGVNLSFYLDGLSLTFALMVCGIGTLIVIYCGGYLHGDPMLPRFFLYILAFMASMLGVVLADNVISLIVFWELTSVTSFLLIGYLHDSPKSRRSALQALLVTSLGGLVMMAGLILLGIAGGSFELSELAGQGDLLREHPLYLAVLILILVGTFTKSAQFPFHFWLPNAMDAPTPVSAYLHSATMVKAGVYLMARLAPTLGGTEVWIYTLVGFGAFTSLLGAILAVRQTDLKRILAYTTITALGQLTMLIGIGSVYAVETFAVYLLAHACYKGALFMGVGAIDHETGTREVGQLGGLLRLMPVTAAAVGLAAMSNAGLPPFLGFLGKEFMYSSTVGMAGEGMPLLGWIATLAMLASNALMLVTAGLVFVKPFLGPKIETPKHAHEAPVSLWLGPVVLAAVGLGLGVFHGVLERLFVVPMAASLAGEAVEVHIYLWGGFTTPLGLSIVTVALGAALYLAWPRVKATLDGVARALGYDSDGGWDRILQGLVGIAWWQTRVIQSGYLRHYVMFTIVFTTVAIGATMMVHGAYTAPSLAVLDAPYTAWVLALTVIAATSAAVVARSRLVAILSLGVVGVVIALIFLLYGAPDVAITQFMVETLVVIIVALVLARLPRLTAFERPNRRRAVRDAVISIAFGAVVTAVMLSVIDLPIPLDLSEYFATRSYTEGFGRNVVNVILVDFRAVDTLGEILVVATAGLGAFALLKARPRRPTPEPTPVETVKTGDRP from the coding sequence ATGCTGAGTGCTATTCTCGGCATCTTTGCATGGGCGCTGGTAGCACCAATTGTCGCAGGCAGGTTGCCCAAGCTGGGGGGATGGGTCCTGGCCGTCGTTCCGGCGGCGCTGACCGTCTGGTTCGCGGGGTTCCTCCCGGAAATCGCCGCGGGCGGCGTGGTCCGTGAGGTGGTGCCCTGGATCCCGGGCCTCGGGGTCAACCTGTCGTTCTATCTCGACGGGCTCAGCCTGACCTTCGCGCTGATGGTCTGCGGCATCGGTACGCTGATCGTCATCTATTGCGGCGGCTACCTGCATGGCGATCCCATGCTGCCCCGGTTCTTCCTGTACATCCTGGCCTTCATGGCCTCGATGCTCGGCGTGGTGCTGGCCGACAACGTGATCTCGCTGATCGTTTTCTGGGAGCTCACCAGCGTCACGTCGTTCCTGCTGATCGGCTATCTGCACGACAGCCCGAAGTCCCGCCGGTCGGCGCTCCAGGCGCTGCTCGTGACCTCGCTGGGCGGCCTGGTCATGATGGCGGGGCTGATCCTGCTCGGGATCGCGGGCGGCAGCTTCGAGCTGAGCGAGCTGGCCGGGCAGGGCGACCTGCTGCGCGAGCATCCGCTCTATCTCGCGGTCCTGATCCTGATCCTGGTCGGCACCTTCACCAAGTCGGCGCAGTTCCCGTTCCATTTCTGGCTGCCCAACGCGATGGACGCGCCGACGCCGGTCAGCGCCTACCTGCACTCGGCGACCATGGTCAAGGCCGGCGTCTACCTGATGGCGCGGCTCGCCCCGACCCTGGGCGGGACGGAGGTCTGGATCTACACGCTGGTGGGCTTCGGCGCCTTCACGTCGCTGCTGGGCGCCATCCTGGCGGTCCGGCAGACCGACCTGAAGAGGATCCTGGCCTACACAACGATCACCGCCCTGGGCCAGCTGACCATGCTGATCGGCATCGGCAGCGTCTATGCCGTCGAAACCTTCGCCGTCTACCTGCTTGCCCATGCCTGCTACAAGGGCGCGCTGTTCATGGGCGTGGGGGCCATCGACCACGAGACCGGCACGCGCGAGGTCGGCCAGCTCGGCGGCCTCCTGAGGCTGATGCCGGTCACCGCCGCCGCGGTCGGCCTGGCGGCCATGTCCAACGCCGGGCTGCCGCCGTTCCTGGGCTTCCTCGGCAAGGAATTCATGTATTCCAGCACGGTGGGCATGGCGGGCGAAGGCATGCCGCTGCTCGGCTGGATCGCGACCCTGGCCATGCTGGCGTCCAACGCCCTGATGCTGGTGACCGCCGGCCTCGTCTTCGTCAAGCCCTTCCTGGGTCCCAAGATCGAGACGCCGAAGCACGCCCACGAGGCGCCGGTCAGCCTGTGGCTCGGCCCCGTCGTCCTGGCCGCGGTCGGGCTCGGGCTGGGCGTGTTCCACGGGGTGCTGGAGCGCCTGTTCGTGGTGCCCATGGCCGCCTCGCTGGCGGGGGAGGCGGTCGAGGTCCACATCTATCTCTGGGGCGGCTTCACCACGCCGCTGGGGCTCAGCATCGTGACCGTGGCGCTCGGCGCTGCGCTCTATCTCGCATGGCCGCGGGTCAAGGCGACCCTCGACGGCGTGGCGCGGGCGCTGGGCTACGACTCCGACGGCGGCTGGGACCGCATCCTTCAGGGACTGGTCGGCATCGCCTGGTGGCAGACGCGGGTGATCCAGTCCGGCTATCTCCGCCATTACGTGATGTTCACCATCGTCTTCACGACGGTGGCGATCGGTGCCACGATGATGGTCCACGGGGCCTACACGGCACCTTCCCTCGCGGTGCTGGATGCGCCCTACACCGCCTGGGTGCTGGCCCTGACCGTGATCGCGGCGACCTCCGCCGCCGTCGTGGCCCGGTCGCGCCTCGTCGCCATCCTGTCGCTCGGCGTGGTCGGCGTCGTGATCGCGCTGATCTTCCTGCTCTACGGCGCGCCCGACGTCGCGATCACCCAGTTCATGGTCGAGACCCTGGTCGTCATCATCGTCGCGCTGGTCCTGGCCCGGCTGCCGCGCCTGACCGCGTTCGAGCGGCCGAACCGGCGCCGCGCCGTCCGGGATGCCGTCATCTCGATCGCGTTCGGCGCCGTCGTCACGGCGGTGATGCTGTCGGTCATCGACCTGCCGATCCCCTTGGACCTCAGCGAGTATTTCGCGACCCGCAGCTATACCGAGGGCTTCGGCCGCAACGTGGTCAACGTGATCCTGGTCGATTTCCGGGCGGTCGATACGCTGGGCGAGATCCTGGTGGTGGCGACCGCGGGGCTGGGGGCCTTCGCCCTGCTGAAGGCCCGGCCCCGGCGCCCAACGCCCGAGCCGACCCCTGTCGAAACCGTAAAGACCGGAGACCGGCCATGA
- a CDS encoding Na+/H+ antiporter subunit B, with the protein MMDSLILRTATRLLLSLMLLFSFFILLRGHNEPGGGFIGGLIAASAFALHSIAFGPAALREVLTFDPKAITGAGMLCAIAAGLWSAFLGDAFLTGQWLHWGEGDAAFHVGTPLLFDVGVFLVVIGAVLTIVLSLEEEDV; encoded by the coding sequence ATGATGGACAGCCTGATCCTGAGGACGGCGACCCGGCTCCTGCTCAGCCTGATGCTGCTGTTCTCCTTCTTCATCCTGCTGCGCGGCCACAACGAGCCCGGCGGGGGCTTCATCGGCGGCCTGATCGCCGCCAGCGCCTTCGCCCTCCACTCCATCGCCTTCGGCCCGGCGGCGCTCCGCGAGGTGCTGACCTTTGATCCGAAGGCGATCACAGGGGCCGGGATGCTGTGCGCGATCGCCGCCGGCCTCTGGTCGGCCTTCCTGGGCGATGCCTTCCTGACCGGCCAGTGGCTGCACTGGGGCGAGGGCGATGCCGCCTTCCATGTCGGCACGCCGCTGCTGTTCGACGTCGGCGTCTTCCTGGTGGTGATCGGCGCGGTGCTGACCATCGTGCTGTCCCTGGAAGAGGAGGACGTGTAG
- a CDS encoding Na+/H+ antiporter subunit C, whose translation METLMAFTMGFMAAGSVYLLLSHNLVRVLFGLILLSNAANFVIFAAGGMTEGLPPLIRAGAKELTGVYSNPLPQALILTAIVISFGLLAFALVLVYRGYQELGTVDSDRMRLAEPPHPDQDIPEPEEPRRPQVRDAARRVENIREPVGREPAGREPAGSDAS comes from the coding sequence GTGGAAACCCTCATGGCCTTCACGATGGGATTCATGGCCGCCGGCAGCGTCTACCTGCTGCTGAGCCACAACCTGGTGCGCGTCCTGTTCGGCCTCATCCTGCTCAGCAACGCGGCCAACTTCGTGATCTTCGCGGCCGGCGGGATGACCGAAGGGCTGCCGCCGCTGATCCGCGCAGGCGCCAAGGAGCTGACCGGCGTCTATTCCAACCCGCTGCCCCAGGCGCTGATCCTGACCGCCATCGTCATCAGCTTCGGCCTCCTGGCTTTCGCGCTGGTGCTGGTCTATCGCGGCTACCAGGAGCTGGGCACGGTCGACAGCGACCGGATGCGCCTGGCCGAGCCGCCGCATCCCGACCAGGACATCCCCGAGCCCGAGGAGCCGCGCCGGCCCCAGGTCCGGGACGCCGCCCGCCGGGTCGAAAACATACGCGAACCTGTCGGGCGTGAGCCCGCCGGACGCGAGCCTGCCGGGAGCGACGCATCGTGA